Proteins from one Clostridium cellulovorans 743B genomic window:
- the tsaA gene encoding tRNA (N6-threonylcarbamoyladenosine(37)-N6)-methyltransferase TrmO encodes MEISLKAIGYVSNEVENRKDNSWGQDVSKIVLEKEYFGGLNGLRNFSHAIIIYYLDKANFDINKHLQRRPQNRDDMPLVGIFSQRGKDRPNQIGITSVQIISATEEVLVVKGLDAIDKTPILDIKPYYPMYDCKENAIVPEWVNRLMEHYF; translated from the coding sequence ATGGAAATTTCTTTAAAAGCCATTGGCTATGTCAGTAACGAAGTAGAAAATAGAAAAGATAATTCCTGGGGACAAGATGTTTCTAAAATTGTACTAGAAAAAGAGTACTTTGGTGGTTTAAATGGTCTGAGAAATTTCTCACATGCGATTATTATATATTATTTGGACAAAGCAAACTTTGATATTAATAAACATCTACAACGTAGACCACAGAATAGAGATGATATGCCATTGGTTGGAATATTCTCGCAAAGAGGGAAAGATAGACCAAATCAAATTGGAATTACGTCAGTTCAAATAATTTCGGCTACCGAGGAGGTGCTGGTGGTAAAAGGTTTAGATGCTATTGATAAGACTCCAATTTTAGATATTAAGCCTTATTATCCTATGTACGATTGTAAAGAAAATGCAATTGTTCCTGAATGGGTTAACCGTCTGATGGAACATTATTTTTAG
- a CDS encoding TfoX/Sxy family protein yields the protein MGELSKLPNIGKEVERQLNNVGIDTYDELKNIGAEQAWLKIQEIDVSACINRLLALEGAIEGVKKTELSQERKAELKDFYNCHKIKW from the coding sequence ATGGGAGAATTATCAAAGCTACCGAATATAGGAAAAGAAGTTGAAAGGCAGTTAAATAACGTAGGCATAGATACATACGATGAATTGAAAAATATTGGTGCAGAACAGGCATGGTTAAAAATACAAGAGATTGATGTTTCAGCATGTATTAATAGATTGTTAGCGCTGGAAGGTGCCATTGAAGGGGTTAAGAAAACAGAGTTATCACAGGAACGTAAAGCAGAACTGAAAGATTTTTATAATTGCCATAAAATTAAGTGGTAA
- a CDS encoding ribonuclease E inhibitor RraB: MKSYILKLIIIGGCIFSVMTLQGCEKNKEARNNSSISNNTEVSNSANSSNSDENNNKDVKRDNDSSKSNDVSNGNELVKPKNPRDEYDIQVIEQLKKAGSGLSKEHEIEHHFVIYGDKKKADGVISELVKQNYKVTELEEDQDNGESYYFFDAIISSMVKPEIISSQTYTMEKIADKYDIEYDGWGCMVVK, encoded by the coding sequence ATGAAGTCATATATTTTAAAGCTTATTATAATAGGAGGTTGTATTTTTTCTGTAATGACCTTACAAGGTTGCGAGAAAAATAAAGAGGCTCGCAATAATAGCAGTATTAGTAATAACACTGAAGTTAGCAATAGTGCTAATAGCAGTAATAGTGATGAAAATAATAATAAGGATGTAAAAAGGGATAATGACAGTAGTAAAAGTAATGACGTTAGTAACGGTAATGAGCTTGTTAAGCCTAAGAATCCAAGAGACGAATACGATATTCAAGTAATTGAGCAATTAAAGAAGGCAGGGTCAGGTCTTAGTAAAGAACATGAAATAGAGCACCACTTTGTGATTTATGGCGATAAGAAAAAAGCTGATGGGGTAATAAGTGAATTGGTAAAGCAAAATTATAAGGTTACGGAACTTGAGGAGGATCAAGATAATGGTGAAAGCTATTATTTCTTTGATGCTATAATATCTAGTATGGTAAAGCCTGAGATTATATCTTCACAAACTTATACCATGGAAAAAATCGCAGATAAATACGATATCGAGTATGATGGTTGGGGTTGTATGGTTGTTAAGTAG
- a CDS encoding MerR family transcriptional regulator codes for MHKKYFTTGKFAKMCDIDKHVLFHYDEIGLFKPELIKENGYRYYSYEQYFTLCVILNLKNLGMSLMDIKIYLENRNPEMFLDLLEEKTVEISEKIKWLQEVQKSIESLKELTMQGMNSNYDIHLEVIPETIIVPSDNIENNSINDFASFMQEYIKFCKSLGITINEYVGTIISVDNIRKNNFLNFSYLYVKSDHPIKGKTKLRKKGVYLCGYFKGAYEDFHQLYTKMLAYADENKITLGKYSYEEYLISDIAEKAPDNYVSKLMIETVDNSFKDFN; via the coding sequence ATGCATAAAAAATATTTTACCACTGGCAAATTTGCTAAAATGTGTGATATAGATAAACATGTTTTGTTTCACTATGATGAAATTGGTCTATTTAAACCTGAACTGATAAAGGAAAACGGATACCGATATTACTCCTATGAGCAATACTTTACTTTATGTGTTATCCTAAACCTAAAAAATCTAGGTATGTCTTTGATGGATATAAAAATTTATCTTGAAAATCGCAATCCTGAAATGTTCTTAGACTTATTAGAAGAAAAAACTGTAGAAATTTCTGAGAAAATAAAATGGCTTCAAGAAGTACAGAAAAGTATTGAAAGCTTAAAGGAATTGACCATGCAAGGAATGAACAGTAATTATGATATTCACCTAGAAGTTATTCCAGAAACAATTATTGTTCCTTCCGATAATATTGAAAATAACTCTATCAATGATTTTGCAAGCTTTATGCAAGAGTATATTAAGTTTTGTAAAAGTTTAGGAATCACCATTAATGAATACGTTGGAACTATAATCTCTGTAGATAACATTAGAAAAAATAACTTCTTAAATTTTTCTTATTTATATGTAAAATCAGATCACCCTATAAAAGGCAAAACAAAGCTTAGAAAAAAAGGCGTATATTTATGTGGATATTTTAAAGGTGCATATGAAGATTTTCATCAGCTTTACACTAAAATGTTAGCCTATGCTGATGAAAATAAAATCACCTTAGGAAAATATTCTTATGAAGAATATCTAATTTCAGATATAGCAGAAAAGGCTCCTGATAATTATGTATCGAAGCTTATGATTGAAACGGTGGACAATTCTTTTAAAGATTTTAACTAG
- a CDS encoding ABC transporter ATP-binding protein: protein MKLILQHLKKYKVYVFLNVLAVMAFALVEIGIPTIVSKMIDKGIVLNDKYYIYKLGIIILIVAIIGGIGNILLAYCSSKISTSITRDIRNDIFKKAQEFSHTEYNKFGVSSMITRTTNDAFVLMQFINVLLRTALLTPVMIIVSVFMVIKTNLTLSLVIGAFIPIICIGVFIIAKISEPIGMKQQKGMDNINRIIRENLTGVRVIRAFRKEQYETKRFSEANEDYAYNSKKLFKLMAVPQPAFFFLLSVGLAIVFMLSSKMIDKGVLQVGDLVAFQEYMFHAMFSIMLFCLVFVMYPRAAISARRIQEILDEDPAIKNPQNPVFSGDESGTLEFNDVTFKYPDSEVPVLENISFKAKKGEIVAFIGSTGSGKSTLINLIPRAYDVSAGSIKIDRVDVREYDLRALRSKIGFIPQKSVLFSGSISENIRYGKQEASEIEVEESAKIAQAYDFIIDKPEKFQDPVEEGGSNLSGGQKQRLNISRAIIKKPDIYIFDDSFSALDFKTDAKLRKSLKSEITEAITLIVAQRVSSIMDANQIIVLDEGKIVGMGTHRQLLKDSKIYYEIAASQMSKEELAL, encoded by the coding sequence ATGAAATTAATTTTACAGCATTTAAAAAAATATAAGGTATATGTATTTTTAAATGTTTTAGCAGTGATGGCTTTTGCATTAGTGGAAATTGGCATTCCTACAATTGTATCCAAAATGATAGATAAGGGTATTGTATTGAATGATAAATATTATATATATAAGCTGGGTATTATTATTTTGATAGTGGCTATTATTGGAGGCATAGGAAACATACTTCTAGCTTATTGTAGTTCCAAGATTAGTACTTCCATCACAAGAGATATAAGAAATGATATTTTCAAAAAAGCGCAGGAATTTTCACATACTGAATATAACAAATTTGGAGTATCAAGCATGATAACTAGGACTACTAATGATGCTTTCGTTTTAATGCAGTTTATCAATGTATTACTTAGAACAGCATTATTGACTCCAGTGATGATAATAGTCAGTGTGTTTATGGTAATAAAGACTAATTTAACTTTATCCTTGGTTATAGGAGCATTTATCCCTATTATATGCATTGGGGTATTTATTATAGCTAAAATCAGTGAGCCAATTGGTATGAAGCAACAAAAGGGTATGGACAATATAAATAGGATTATCAGAGAGAATTTAACTGGAGTTAGAGTAATTCGTGCCTTTAGAAAGGAACAATATGAAACTAAAAGATTTTCTGAGGCAAATGAAGATTATGCTTATAACTCCAAGAAGCTCTTTAAGCTTATGGCAGTGCCACAGCCAGCATTTTTCTTCCTTCTTAGTGTTGGACTTGCTATTGTATTTATGTTATCTAGCAAGATGATTGATAAAGGTGTGCTTCAGGTAGGGGATTTAGTTGCCTTTCAGGAGTATATGTTCCATGCGATGTTTTCTATTATGCTGTTTTGCTTGGTTTTCGTTATGTATCCTCGTGCAGCCATAAGTGCTAGACGTATACAGGAAATATTAGATGAAGATCCAGCTATTAAAAATCCGCAGAATCCAGTATTCAGTGGGGATGAAAGTGGAACATTGGAGTTTAACGATGTTACTTTCAAGTATCCTGATAGCGAAGTTCCAGTTTTGGAAAACATAAGCTTTAAAGCTAAGAAAGGTGAGATAGTTGCGTTCATTGGAAGTACTGGTAGTGGGAAAAGTACCTTAATTAATCTTATACCTAGAGCATATGACGTTAGTGCTGGAAGTATAAAAATAGATAGGGTAGATGTCAGAGAATATGATTTAAGAGCTTTAAGGTCAAAGATAGGTTTCATACCTCAGAAATCTGTGCTTTTTTCAGGTAGTATAAGTGAAAATATAAGATATGGTAAGCAGGAGGCTAGTGAAATTGAAGTAGAAGAAAGCGCTAAAATTGCACAAGCTTATGATTTTATTATAGACAAGCCAGAAAAGTTTCAGGACCCAGTTGAAGAAGGTGGAAGCAACTTGTCTGGTGGGCAAAAACAAAGGTTAAATATATCTAGAGCTATTATAAAAAAGCCTGATATTTATATATTTGATGATTCTTTTTCTGCATTGGATTTCAAGACTGATGCTAAATTAAGAAAAAGCTTAAAAAGTGAAATAACAGAGGCAATTACATTGATTGTAGCACAGAGAGTTTCTTCAATCATGGATGCTAATCAAATTATAGTATTGGATGAAGGTAAAATAGTTGGCATGGGAACTCATCGGCAGTTACTAAAAGACTCTAAGATTTACTATGAGATAGCTGCTAGCCAAATGTCAAAGGAGGAATTAGCACTATGA
- a CDS encoding ABC transporter ATP-binding protein, which produces MKKRNNGVKYLVPYFKPYKLKVMLAILLIILAAYLTALSPTFEGMITTQLFSDVTAGRAVEFKRITEIIITLVLIYIVGNLSSYIYQLLLTDSIQAAMEDLRQDVQRKITKLPIKYFDKNSLGDTLSRVSNDVDTISNALQQSFAQILNAILGLSLALYMMFKIHSGMAMISLLIIILSIVISKVITKKSQPIFEEQQGALGKLNAVVQEKFTGFNEIKLFNKQEDSIEEFIDANEELCRQGFKAQFISGLMNPLVSFITYVGIGSVVILGSFYVISGVIVVGQLQAFIRYIWQVNQPMSQITQLAGAIQSSIAAMHRVFEFLNEEEEIEEVKVDVENEKSYGNVSFEDVQFSYTKDKTLLNGVTFNVKAGQMVAIVGPTGAGKTTLINLLMRFYEVNGGSIKIDGVDIRDMKRETLREKFGMVLQDTWLFNGSIKENIAYGKNGASKEEIIEAAKIANVHHFITTLPEGYDMILNEEANNISQGEKQLITIARTVLCDPKILILDEATSSVDTRLEQKLQAAMRNIMKDRTSFVIAHRLSTIKNADLILVMSNGGIVEQGTHEELLEQKGHYEQLYHAQFADFDNG; this is translated from the coding sequence ATGAAGAAGCGAAATAATGGAGTAAAATATTTAGTTCCATATTTTAAACCATATAAATTAAAAGTAATGTTAGCAATATTATTGATTATTTTGGCTGCTTACCTTACAGCATTAAGTCCAACCTTTGAAGGAATGATTACAACTCAATTATTTTCTGATGTTACAGCAGGTAGAGCTGTTGAATTTAAAAGGATAACTGAAATTATAATAACTTTGGTTTTGATTTATATAGTAGGAAATTTAAGTAGTTATATTTATCAGCTTTTATTAACTGATTCTATTCAAGCTGCTATGGAGGATTTGAGGCAAGATGTTCAGAGAAAAATTACAAAATTGCCTATTAAATATTTTGACAAAAATTCCTTAGGAGATACCTTAAGTAGGGTATCTAATGATGTGGACACTATATCAAATGCACTTCAGCAAAGCTTTGCACAGATTTTAAATGCTATATTAGGTTTAAGCTTGGCGTTATATATGATGTTTAAGATTCACAGCGGCATGGCTATGATTTCACTATTAATCATAATTCTTTCAATTGTAATTTCAAAAGTGATTACAAAAAAGTCTCAACCTATTTTCGAAGAACAACAAGGGGCGTTAGGAAAATTAAATGCTGTTGTACAAGAAAAATTTACTGGCTTTAATGAGATAAAGTTATTTAACAAACAGGAAGATTCAATAGAGGAATTTATCGATGCCAATGAAGAACTTTGTAGACAAGGTTTTAAAGCTCAGTTTATAAGTGGATTAATGAATCCTCTTGTAAGTTTTATAACTTATGTTGGAATTGGTTCAGTAGTTATTCTAGGGTCCTTCTATGTAATTTCTGGAGTAATTGTTGTTGGACAGCTACAAGCTTTTATTCGTTATATATGGCAAGTTAATCAGCCAATGTCACAAATTACTCAACTAGCAGGAGCTATTCAATCTTCTATAGCGGCAATGCATAGAGTTTTTGAATTCTTAAATGAAGAGGAAGAAATAGAAGAAGTTAAAGTAGATGTAGAAAATGAAAAAAGCTATGGAAATGTATCCTTTGAAGATGTTCAATTTTCTTATACAAAGGACAAAACGTTACTTAATGGTGTGACCTTTAATGTAAAAGCTGGACAAATGGTTGCAATAGTAGGGCCAACTGGAGCTGGAAAGACTACTCTAATTAATTTATTGATGAGATTCTATGAGGTTAATGGTGGGTCCATAAAGATTGATGGTGTAGATATTAGAGATATGAAAAGAGAAACTTTAAGAGAAAAGTTTGGAATGGTTCTACAAGATACTTGGCTATTTAATGGTAGTATAAAAGAAAACATTGCTTATGGAAAAAATGGTGCTAGTAAAGAGGAAATAATTGAAGCAGCAAAGATTGCAAATGTTCATCATTTTATTACTACTCTACCTGAGGGTTATGACATGATATTAAATGAAGAAGCCAACAATATTTCGCAAGGTGAAAAACAACTGATTACCATAGCAAGAACGGTGCTTTGTGACCCTAAAATCTTGATATTAGATGAAGCTACTAGTTCCGTTGATACAAGGCTAGAGCAAAAGCTGCAGGCTGCTATGAGAAATATTATGAAAGATAGGACATCCTTTGTGATAGCAC